The following are encoded together in the Daucus carota subsp. sativus chromosome 5, DH1 v3.0, whole genome shotgun sequence genome:
- the LOC108221090 gene encoding E3 ubiquitin-protein ligase PUB23, whose amino-acid sequence MDELDIPNFFLCPISLEMMKDPVILSTGITYDRMSIEKWIYAGKNDTCPVTKLKLGDSELTPNHTLRRLIQSWCTLNASYGVDRIPTPRPPVSKSQLVKLLKDAKCPKLQMECLRKLKFIASENETNKRYMEDAGACEILASIITSSGIATSNGIEDGFELSRADDEALNIMCHLQLSEKSLKSLNGEKGEFIESLMRLMQCDNYESRTYSVIMLKSILKVAGPLQKTSLRNDFFVELVQILREQISSKASKAALQLLISICPEGRNRIKAVEAGAVSVMVDFLCDHSSDKRVCEMVLVVLDQLCQCAEGRAELLNHGAGLAIVSKKILRVSQLASEKAVKILLSIAKFSATTSNVLQEMLQLGVVAKLCLAIQTDCGEKIKERAAEILKLHARAWKNTSCLPINLRTSYPC is encoded by the coding sequence ATGGACGAGCTTGATATTCCCAACTTTTTTTTGTGCCCGATTTCTCTGGAGATGATGAAGGATCCGGTGATCCTTTCAACAGGGATAACGTACGATCGGATGAGTATCGAGAAGTGGATATATGCAGGGAAAAACGATACGTGTCCGGTGACGAAACTAAAACTCGGAGATTCGGAGTTGACACCGAATCATACACTGCGACGACTTATTCAGTCTTGGTGCACCCTCAATGCATCATACGGAGTCGACAGAATCCCGACTCCGAGGCCTCCGGTTAGTAAATCGCAGCTCGTGAAGCTTCTCAAGGATGCCAAGTGCCCCAAGTTGCAAATGGAGTGCCTTAGAAAGCTGAAATTCATAGCTTCCGAAAATGAAACCAACAAACGGTACATGGAAGATGCAGGTGCATGCGAGATCTTAGCTTCGATTATTACAAGCAGCGGTATTGCAACATCGAATGGAATCGAAGACGGGTTTGAACTCAGCAGAgctgatgatgaagcacttaaCATTATGTGTCACCTCCAACTATCCGAGAAGAGCTTGAAATCTCTTAATGGAGAGAAAGGAGAGTTCATTGAGTCACTGATGCGGCTGATGCAGTGTGACAACTACGAATCTCGAACTTACTCGGTCATTATGTTAAAATCAATTCTAAAAGTCGCTGGTCCGTTACAGAAGACGAGTTTGAGAAATGATTTCTTTGTTgaattagttcaaattttaCGGGAACAAATTTCATCCAAGGCCTCAAAAGCGGCATTACAATTATTAATATCTATATGCCCCGAAGGTAGAAACCGGATCAAGGCTGTAGAAGCCGGGGCAGTTAGCGTAATGGTTGATTTTCTATGCGATCATTCATCAGACAAAAGAGTTTGCGAGATGGTGCTTGTAGTCCTCGACCAGCTGTGCCAATGCGCGGAGGGAAGAGCAGAGCTGTTAAACCACGGAGCTGGATTAGCCATTGTGTCGAAAAAGATACTTAGGGTTTCGCAGTTGGCCAGCGAGAAGGCTGTGAAGATTTTATTGTCTATTGCAAAGTTTTCGGCAACGACTTCAAACGTTCTTCAGGAGATGTTGCAACTTGGAGTTGTGGCGAAGTTGTGCTTGGCGATTCAAACGGATTGTGGGGAGAAGATTAAAGAAAGAGCTGCTGAAATACTCAAATTGCACGCTCGGGCTTGGAAGAACACTTCGTGTTTGCCTATCAACTTGCGTACTTCATATCCTTGTTGA